One genomic segment of Desulfuromonas acetoxidans DSM 684 includes these proteins:
- a CDS encoding type III pantothenate kinase has product MLLVVDVGNTNTVLGLYQEQQLLHSWRIRTDKSRTDDEYAMLLNDLLTFKELQLSMVKAVIVSCVVPPMLDALTRMCRSYLNTEAYVVGPGLKTGMAIKYDNPKEVGADRIVNAVAAYAKFKRSLIVVDFGTATTFDYICDKGEYQGGAIAPGLGISADALHEHASKLPRVEISRPPLVVAKNTVNSIQSGLLFGYAGLVDGIVQRMRQEVGGDPLVVATGGLAERIAEASETIDEVDGLLTLDGLLLIYQLNQNN; this is encoded by the coding sequence ATGTTATTGGTGGTTGATGTTGGAAATACCAATACGGTGCTTGGTCTGTATCAGGAGCAGCAGCTTCTGCACAGTTGGCGCATCCGTACCGATAAATCGCGCACCGATGATGAGTACGCCATGCTGCTCAACGACCTGCTGACCTTCAAGGAGTTGCAATTGTCCATGGTTAAGGCGGTGATCGTCTCCTGTGTGGTCCCGCCCATGCTGGATGCCCTGACACGAATGTGTCGCAGTTATCTCAATACTGAAGCTTACGTGGTCGGACCGGGGCTGAAAACCGGTATGGCCATTAAATACGATAATCCCAAAGAGGTGGGGGCGGATCGGATTGTCAATGCTGTCGCCGCTTACGCCAAGTTCAAGCGTAGTCTCATTGTGGTCGATTTCGGTACCGCAACAACGTTTGATTACATTTGTGATAAGGGGGAATATCAGGGTGGTGCGATTGCTCCGGGTTTGGGGATTTCCGCCGATGCCTTGCATGAGCATGCCAGTAAACTGCCGCGTGTTGAAATCAGTCGACCGCCGCTGGTAGTGGCAAAAAATACTGTCAATAGCATTCAATCAGGCTTGTTATTCGGTTATGCGGGGCTGGTTGATGGCATTGTCCAACGCATGAGGCAGGAGGTGGGCGGCGATCCTCTGGTTGTTGCCACCGGTGGTTTGGCTGAGCGGATAGCCGAGGCTTCAGAAACCATTGATGAGGTGGATGGTCTGTTGACGTTGGATGGTCTGCTGCTCATTTATCAACTGAATCAGAATAACTGA
- the nadC gene encoding carboxylating nicotinate-nucleotide diphosphorylase, with translation MFEIDRIIQMALTEDIGSGDITTLSTVPKGTPSRAQLVAKEDFVLAGMEVVERVFTLLDGTVSFEALKQDGEKIARGDVLAWIKGDAHTLLQGERVALNLMQRMSGIASHTAAFVAAVAGTDAIIVDTRKTMPGLRVLDKYSVRMGGGQNHRTSLYDGVLIKENHIAAAGGITAAIEGARNRAPHTLKIEVETESLQDVQEALDAGADIIMLDNMSLDMLRDAVGLIGTRAVTEASGGVNLDTVTDIAKTGVNLISVGALTHSSCAVDISMLFE, from the coding sequence GTGTTTGAAATTGATCGAATTATACAAATGGCCCTGACTGAGGATATTGGCTCCGGCGATATCACCACCTTATCCACGGTTCCCAAAGGCACACCGAGCCGTGCGCAATTGGTGGCCAAGGAGGATTTTGTTTTGGCAGGGATGGAGGTTGTCGAGCGCGTGTTTACGCTGTTGGATGGCACCGTTTCTTTTGAAGCGCTGAAGCAGGACGGCGAAAAGATTGCTCGTGGCGATGTGCTGGCCTGGATCAAGGGCGATGCCCATACTCTGCTGCAGGGTGAGCGGGTGGCGTTGAACCTGATGCAGCGTATGAGTGGTATTGCCAGCCACACGGCAGCATTTGTTGCGGCTGTGGCCGGAACCGATGCCATCATCGTCGATACCCGCAAAACCATGCCCGGGCTGCGAGTTTTGGACAAATACTCGGTACGTATGGGCGGAGGCCAGAACCATCGGACATCTCTCTATGACGGCGTACTGATCAAAGAAAACCATATTGCTGCGGCAGGTGGTATTACGGCGGCGATTGAAGGTGCGCGCAATCGGGCGCCTCATACGCTGAAAATTGAGGTGGAGACGGAATCGCTGCAAGATGTCCAGGAAGCTCTCGACGCTGGGGCTGACATCATCATGCTTGATAACATGAGTCTCGATATGCTGCGTGACGCCGTGGGTCTGATCGGTACGCGTGCCGTTACGGAAGCCTCGGGTGGTGTGAACCTCGATACGGTGACTGATATTGCTAAAACCGGCGTCAACCTGATCTCTGTCGGTGCTTTGACCCATTCGAGTTGCGCTGTCGATATCTCGATGTTGTTTGAATAG
- a CDS encoding biotin--[acetyl-CoA-carboxylase] ligase translates to MAEHTMRQQILEQFLADPEVILSGEDLSQRLGISRAAVWKHIRQLRTLGYQIDAVPSRGYRLTTQADLLLPAAVQSGLETISIGHRVEYFAETDSTNLRAMELAEQGAQEGTVVIADCQNGGRGRMGRRWSSPAGVNLYTSIILRPDMAPIQAAQLTFLSAVATARAFEAVAGIEVQVKWPNDILVNGCKIAGLLNELSAETEGVHHVVLGIGANLNMSREQFPDDLRRPATSVLLETGQTVSRVAFAQELYRQLDRLYPLYQQQGFVPIRLAWEALFYLQGHKVEVDCGADVFTGMVAGLADDGALLLDLEQGGQQVIYAGDVSVAD, encoded by the coding sequence GTGGCGGAACACACGATGCGTCAGCAGATTCTCGAGCAGTTTCTGGCCGATCCCGAGGTGATACTGTCTGGGGAGGATCTCAGTCAACGCCTTGGCATCAGTCGGGCGGCGGTATGGAAACATATTCGCCAGTTGCGTACTCTGGGCTATCAAATTGATGCGGTGCCGTCGCGTGGCTACCGTTTGACCACTCAGGCGGATCTGTTACTGCCCGCCGCTGTGCAGTCTGGTTTGGAAACCATCAGTATTGGCCACCGGGTTGAGTATTTTGCTGAAACGGATTCGACCAATCTGCGGGCCATGGAACTGGCCGAACAGGGTGCGCAAGAGGGCACCGTGGTCATTGCCGACTGCCAGAACGGTGGCCGTGGTCGCATGGGACGTCGCTGGAGTTCCCCGGCAGGTGTCAATCTGTACACGTCAATCATTTTACGACCGGACATGGCGCCGATTCAGGCTGCACAACTGACCTTTCTCTCTGCCGTTGCCACAGCCCGTGCTTTTGAAGCGGTAGCCGGGATTGAGGTGCAGGTGAAATGGCCCAACGATATCCTTGTCAATGGCTGTAAAATTGCCGGTTTGCTCAATGAACTCAGCGCTGAGACGGAAGGCGTGCATCACGTGGTGCTCGGTATTGGGGCCAACCTGAATATGAGCCGTGAGCAGTTTCCCGATGATCTGCGCCGTCCGGCTACTTCCGTGTTGTTGGAAACAGGACAAACCGTGAGTCGCGTGGCTTTTGCTCAGGAACTTTATCGCCAGTTGGACCGCCTCTATCCGCTGTACCAGCAGCAGGGTTTTGTGCCGATCAGGTTGGCCTGGGAGGCGTTGTTTTATTTGCAGGGCCACAAGGTTGAGGTTGATTGTGGGGCGGATGTTTTTACCGGTATGGTCGCCGGTCTAGCTGACGATGGTGCATTGCTACTGGATCTGGAGCAGGGCGGGCAACAGGTTATTTATGCCGGTGACGTGAGCGTTGCCGATTGA
- the fusA gene encoding elongation factor G, whose protein sequence is MGKYDTANLRNLGIVAHGGAGKTSLVEAMLFNTGMTDRLGKVDDGSSTMDFEPEEIKRQITISSSLNHCEWQNHSLHLVDTPGYSNFLHGTRNCLRILGGGILIVSAISGVKAQTQKIWGWSQEFEVPLIAFVNKMDRERADFLRAVDDMEKMLGSRGVLVNMPIGQEADFRGIIDLVTMKARIFQFDEKGTYNEEEIPAEYLDEAQRLRTVLLEAVADADDALMEKYLEEEDLSIEEILHGLREGTLTGVFTPVLCGSATANIGVRQLLDYVVHCLPSPLDKGVQMGTVPGSEEIVERQPSEDDPFSAMVFKTFNDPFTGKLSLFRVYSGVLNSDSSVYNSTKEETERIGQLYQLEGKKQVAIDQAVAGDIVAVAKLKATATGDTLCQEDQPIIYESLLQLQPVISFAIKACSKSDEDKINTGLQRLIEEDPTLKISRDEQTHEMILSGMGQVHIEVAVEKLKRKYGVDVELELPKVPYRETIKGNTKLQNKYKKQSGGRGQYADVWLEIEPLHAGGGYEFVDKIVGGVVPRQYIPAVSKGIEEAMGKGTLGGYPVVDVKVTLYDGSHHSVDSSEMAFKIAGSMGFKKGMEQARPVLLEPVMKMEVVVPDDCVGDVIGDMNSRRGKVLGVEPQAGSQAVAVQVPMAEVLRYAPELRSMTSDRGLFTMEFSHYEEVPSHLTAKILAARNDA, encoded by the coding sequence ATGGGAAAGTACGACACTGCGAACTTGAGAAACTTGGGAATTGTGGCTCATGGAGGGGCGGGAAAGACCTCCCTGGTTGAGGCGATGCTGTTTAACACCGGCATGACCGATCGTCTGGGGAAGGTCGATGACGGTAGCTCCACCATGGATTTTGAACCCGAGGAAATTAAACGTCAGATCACCATCAGTTCCAGCCTTAATCATTGCGAATGGCAAAATCACAGCCTTCACCTCGTTGACACTCCCGGTTATTCCAACTTTCTTCATGGTACGCGCAATTGCCTGCGCATTCTTGGCGGTGGGATTCTGATCGTTTCCGCGATCTCCGGCGTCAAAGCCCAAACACAAAAAATCTGGGGATGGAGTCAGGAATTTGAAGTTCCGCTCATCGCCTTTGTCAATAAAATGGATCGTGAACGCGCCGACTTTTTGCGCGCTGTTGACGATATGGAAAAAATGCTCGGCAGCCGTGGCGTTCTGGTCAACATGCCCATCGGCCAGGAAGCTGATTTTCGTGGCATCATCGACCTGGTGACCATGAAAGCCCGGATTTTTCAGTTTGATGAAAAGGGCACCTACAACGAAGAGGAGATCCCTGCCGAATATCTGGATGAGGCTCAACGCCTGCGCACTGTGCTGCTTGAGGCGGTTGCCGATGCCGACGATGCTCTGATGGAGAAATATCTCGAAGAGGAAGATCTTTCGATTGAGGAGATTCTTCACGGCTTGCGCGAAGGGACTCTGACCGGTGTGTTTACCCCGGTACTGTGTGGGAGTGCTACGGCCAATATCGGCGTGCGTCAGTTGCTCGACTATGTGGTGCACTGTCTGCCGTCACCTTTGGATAAAGGGGTGCAGATGGGGACCGTGCCCGGCAGCGAAGAGATTGTTGAACGCCAGCCCAGTGAAGACGATCCGTTTTCAGCGATGGTGTTTAAAACCTTCAACGATCCATTTACCGGCAAGCTGTCGTTGTTCCGGGTGTATTCCGGGGTGCTGAATTCCGATTCAAGCGTGTACAATTCCACCAAGGAGGAGACAGAGCGGATTGGCCAGCTCTATCAACTGGAGGGGAAAAAGCAGGTCGCGATTGATCAGGCCGTGGCCGGTGATATTGTCGCTGTGGCCAAACTCAAAGCGACGGCAACCGGCGATACCCTGTGCCAGGAAGATCAACCGATCATTTATGAAAGTCTGTTGCAGCTTCAGCCGGTGATCTCTTTTGCGATCAAGGCGTGCAGTAAAAGCGATGAAGATAAGATCAATACCGGTTTACAGCGCTTGATCGAGGAAGATCCCACCCTGAAGATCTCCCGTGATGAACAGACCCATGAGATGATTCTGTCCGGTATGGGGCAGGTGCATATTGAAGTGGCCGTTGAAAAGCTCAAGCGTAAGTATGGTGTCGATGTTGAATTGGAGCTGCCCAAAGTGCCGTATCGTGAAACCATCAAAGGCAACACCAAGCTGCAGAATAAATATAAGAAGCAATCCGGCGGGCGTGGGCAGTATGCTGATGTCTGGCTTGAGATTGAGCCGTTGCATGCCGGCGGCGGTTATGAGTTTGTCGATAAGATCGTCGGTGGCGTGGTGCCGCGTCAGTATATTCCTGCGGTGAGTAAAGGGATAGAAGAAGCCATGGGTAAGGGCACTCTCGGTGGCTATCCGGTCGTTGATGTCAAAGTGACCCTGTATGATGGTTCTCACCACTCGGTGGATTCCTCGGAGATGGCGTTTAAAATTGCCGGATCCATGGGGTTCAAAAAAGGGATGGAGCAAGCCCGACCCGTGTTGCTCGAACCGGTGATGAAGATGGAAGTTGTGGTGCCGGACGACTGCGTCGGCGATGTGATTGGTGACATGAACTCCCGGCGTGGCAAAGTGCTTGGTGTCGAACCGCAGGCGGGCAGCCAGGCTGTGGCGGTGCAGGTCCCCATGGCCGAAGTGTTGCGCTATGCGCCGGAGCTGCGTTCCATGACGTCAGACCGTGGTTTAT
- a CDS encoding OmpA/MotB family protein, whose translation MKSKTMIPVSLWTIIGLFALLSTSGCVSKATYQQQLDQNQTLQTDLYGTTEKLNNLQARYDIVEQQLEDAMAQNRALNDQNIAAMAEIDRLKNIFQARSQQQQEQLSALEQQQQELEAQQEQQQQRYQQLLDNKQQLEQELERERIAREARLAKMANTYNSLVANLEQEIERGEITINKLKDKLTVNLVEKILFPSGSADLTPAGIKVIRQVGDILKEVDDKDIRVEGHTDNLGISKALQAKFPSNWELSAARAANVVRVLQREVGIPGEKLEIGAYGPFHPVSSNDTPEGRAQNRRIQIVLVPPAQA comes from the coding sequence GTGAAATCAAAAACCATGATACCTGTTTCTCTTTGGACCATAATCGGCCTGTTCGCACTGCTGTCAACCAGCGGCTGCGTATCAAAAGCCACCTATCAGCAACAATTGGATCAGAACCAGACGCTGCAGACCGATCTATATGGCACCACCGAAAAGCTCAACAACCTGCAAGCTCGTTACGACATCGTGGAACAGCAGCTTGAAGATGCCATGGCGCAAAACAGGGCGCTTAACGATCAGAACATTGCAGCCATGGCCGAAATCGACCGGCTGAAAAACATCTTTCAAGCGCGTAGCCAACAGCAACAGGAACAACTCAGCGCACTTGAGCAACAGCAACAGGAACTCGAAGCCCAGCAAGAACAGCAACAGCAACGCTATCAGCAATTACTCGACAATAAACAGCAACTGGAACAGGAACTCGAACGTGAGCGCATTGCCCGCGAAGCACGTCTGGCCAAGATGGCCAACACCTACAACTCTCTGGTGGCCAATCTGGAGCAGGAGATTGAGCGCGGTGAGATCACCATCAACAAGCTCAAAGACAAGCTGACCGTCAACCTGGTGGAAAAGATTCTCTTCCCATCCGGTTCTGCGGACCTCACTCCGGCCGGGATTAAGGTGATCCGTCAAGTGGGTGACATCCTCAAGGAGGTTGACGACAAAGATATCCGCGTCGAAGGCCACACCGACAACCTCGGCATCAGCAAGGCGCTGCAAGCCAAGTTCCCCAGCAACTGGGAGCTGTCCGCTGCCCGTGCCGCCAATGTGGTTCGCGTTCTACAACGGGAGGTCGGCATCCCCGGCGAAAAGCTGGAGATCGGCGCATACGGTCCCTTCCATCCCGTCTCCAGCAACGATACGCCTGAAGGCCGCGCCCAGAATCGGCGCATCCAGATCGTTCTGGTTCCTCCTGCACAAGCGTAA